The following coding sequences lie in one Euhalothece natronophila Z-M001 genomic window:
- the ruvB gene encoding Holliday junction branch migration DNA helicase RuvB translates to MAIKRSSEQGKSKNQSKGEKKQRNELLQSNATAEESNSNEDSLRPHRLDDYIGQKELKAVLSIAITAAKQRGEAMDHLLLYGPPGLGKTTMSLILASEMGVQCKITAAPALERPRDITGLLVNLNPGDVLFIDEIHRLNRITEELLYPAMEDGRLDITVGKGQSAKTRSIPLVPFTLVGATTRVGSLTSPLRDRFGMIQRLQFYELDELTEIVLRTAQVLETEIVLEGAKEIAARSRGTPRIANRLLKRVRDYTQVKELGTITEDIAAEALELFQVDQMGLDWTDRLILNTMIDQFHGGPVGLEAVAAATGEDSLTIEDVYEPYLLQIGFLQRTPRGRMVTDKAMQHLGY, encoded by the coding sequence ATGGCGATCAAACGTTCCTCAGAACAAGGAAAATCTAAAAATCAAAGTAAAGGGGAGAAAAAACAACGGAATGAGTTGTTACAAAGTAATGCCACTGCTGAGGAAAGTAATAGCAATGAAGACTCTCTACGCCCCCATCGCCTTGATGATTATATTGGACAAAAAGAATTAAAGGCGGTGTTGAGTATTGCCATTACGGCAGCTAAACAACGGGGAGAGGCAATGGATCATTTATTGTTATATGGTCCCCCTGGTTTAGGTAAAACCACCATGTCTCTAATTCTTGCCTCGGAAATGGGAGTACAGTGTAAAATTACTGCAGCTCCAGCCTTAGAACGTCCACGGGATATTACAGGGTTATTGGTGAATTTAAATCCGGGGGATGTGCTGTTTATTGATGAGATTCATCGCCTTAATCGGATTACTGAAGAGTTACTTTATCCCGCGATGGAAGATGGACGGCTTGATATTACAGTGGGGAAAGGACAGAGTGCGAAAACCCGTAGTATTCCTTTAGTGCCGTTTACTTTAGTGGGGGCAACAACAAGGGTGGGATCGTTAACTTCTCCCCTGCGCGATCGCTTTGGGATGATTCAGCGGTTACAGTTTTATGAGTTGGATGAGTTAACTGAAATTGTTTTACGCACTGCCCAAGTATTAGAAACTGAGATTGTTTTGGAAGGGGCAAAAGAAATTGCAGCGCGATCGCGCGGTACTCCTCGTATTGCTAACCGTCTCCTCAAAAGAGTGCGTGATTATACCCAAGTTAAGGAATTAGGAACGATTACTGAAGATATTGCTGCGGAAGCTCTAGAATTATTCCAAGTGGATCAAATGGGCTTAGACTGGACAGATCGCCTGATTCTCAATACCATGATTGACCAGTTTCATGGGGGACCTGTGGGACTAGAAGCGGTTGCTGCTGCCACAGGAGAAGATTCTCTCACCATTGAAGACGTTTATGAGCCTTATTTATTACAAATTGGCTTTTTACAACGAACTCCAAGAGGACGCATGGTTACAGATAAGGCAATGCAGCATTTGGGATACTGA
- a CDS encoding DUF6825 family protein: protein MSNPALHAFYVGRAFAEVLGERLEDTVTNTLSELGQLEAKQQEAMREFVEEVMARAEQNESQVSSSTPTGSSTSSTSPSQKAQSSPEDVQAMIDELRASIASLRTELNAYKNQKK from the coding sequence ATGAGTAACCCTGCTTTGCACGCCTTTTATGTTGGTCGCGCCTTTGCGGAAGTGCTAGGTGAACGCCTAGAAGATACTGTTACCAATACGCTAAGTGAACTTGGACAACTCGAAGCCAAACAGCAAGAAGCGATGCGAGAATTTGTAGAGGAGGTCATGGCTCGTGCTGAACAAAATGAGAGTCAAGTCTCTTCTTCTACTCCTACGGGAAGTAGCACTTCTTCAACCAGTCCTTCCCAAAAAGCACAGAGTTCTCCTGAAGATGTGCAAGCGATGATTGATGAATTACGAGCTTCCATCGCCAGTTTACGAACAGAACTGAACGCTTATAAAAATCAAAAGAAATAA
- a CDS encoding MFS transporter produces the protein MRQNVQKIKNLQKRFKKAPLGFVQLWNMSFGFFGIQFGWTLQMANTSAIYEYLGANPEQIPILWLAAPMSGLIAQPIIGYMSDRTWTRLGRRRPYFLLGAILSSIALIIMPNSSSLWMAAGALWMLDTSVNISMEPFRAFVSDLVPKNQRTLGFGMQAFFIGLGAVMASICPWILNHWFGFNQVVTPEGEIPSTVKISYYVGAAVFLGTVLWTVFTTKEYPPQDLEALKNRQENTGGVFGIIKGIFDKVRTMPELMKQLAWVQFFTWLGIFCVFLYFPPAVGHEIFGATTESSPLYQQGIEWAGICIALYNVVCFIYSLFLSRIAAATSRKTTHAFSLFCGGAGLISLLFVENHYLLLIPMACFGLAWASALTMPYSMLSDVLPMRDTGIYMGIFNAFIVIPQIIAALGLGWVMDNLLSNNRIFALAVGGVSMVIAAVLVQWVKDVAKESQTVGKKPKLATEPAKE, from the coding sequence ATGAGACAAAACGTCCAAAAAATTAAAAACTTGCAAAAAAGATTTAAAAAAGCCCCCCTTGGTTTTGTCCAACTCTGGAATATGAGTTTTGGCTTCTTCGGAATTCAGTTCGGTTGGACATTACAAATGGCAAATACCAGTGCCATTTATGAATATTTAGGAGCCAATCCTGAACAAATCCCCATTTTATGGTTAGCCGCTCCCATGAGTGGGTTAATCGCACAGCCCATTATTGGCTACATGAGTGACCGCACTTGGACAAGATTAGGGCGCAGACGACCCTATTTCCTCTTGGGCGCGATTCTTAGTTCCATAGCCCTGATTATAATGCCTAACTCTTCTAGTTTATGGATGGCAGCGGGAGCCTTATGGATGCTCGATACCTCTGTCAATATTAGTATGGAGCCATTTCGGGCTTTTGTTTCTGACTTAGTCCCCAAAAATCAACGGACTCTTGGTTTTGGGATGCAAGCGTTTTTCATTGGCTTGGGAGCAGTGATGGCTTCCATTTGCCCTTGGATTCTTAATCATTGGTTTGGCTTTAATCAAGTGGTCACCCCAGAAGGGGAAATTCCTAGTACCGTCAAAATCTCCTATTACGTTGGAGCAGCAGTATTTTTAGGCACTGTCTTATGGACAGTTTTCACCACGAAAGAATACCCGCCACAAGATTTAGAGGCCCTGAAAAACCGCCAAGAAAATACAGGTGGGGTTTTTGGCATCATTAAAGGCATTTTTGATAAGGTTCGTACTATGCCTGAGTTGATGAAACAGTTAGCTTGGGTGCAGTTTTTCACCTGGTTAGGCATTTTTTGTGTCTTTCTCTATTTTCCCCCAGCCGTGGGACATGAAATTTTTGGCGCCACAACAGAAAGTTCTCCTCTCTACCAACAAGGCATTGAATGGGCTGGAATTTGTATTGCTCTATACAATGTAGTTTGTTTTATTTATTCTCTATTTCTCTCTCGCATTGCTGCTGCAACCAGTCGTAAAACTACCCATGCTTTTAGTTTATTCTGTGGGGGCGCTGGGTTAATTTCCCTACTATTTGTAGAGAATCATTATTTACTATTAATCCCTATGGCTTGTTTTGGGTTAGCGTGGGCGAGTGCTTTAACTATGCCTTATTCTATGCTCTCAGATGTTTTACCGATGAGGGATACAGGAATTTACATGGGAATTTTCAATGCTTTTATTGTTATCCCCCAAATTATCGCGGCTTTAGGTTTGGGCTGGGTGATGGACAACCTTTTAAGTAATAATCGTATCTTTGCTCTTGCTGTTGGTGGTGTATCTATGGTGATTGCTGCAGTTTTAGTACAGTGGGTTAAGGATGTGGCAAAAGAGTCACAAACCGTTGGCAAAAAGCCCAAATTAGCAACTGAACCAGCTAAAGAATAA
- the fghA gene encoding S-formylglutathione hydrolase: MSQLQLNSQHRCFGGSVSYYQHDSQVCNAPMRFSVFLPPQAKTSAVPVLYFLSGLTCTEENFTVKSGVQGKAAELGIAIIAPDTSPRHTGIPDEDKEYDLGSGAGFYVNATQSPWQQHYQMYSYVVEELPQLVESEFPIIPGKRGIFGHSMGGHGALICALRNPNFYLSVSAFAPIAALKQCAWGKKALTHYLGDNQQLWDDYDATELIKRKTWLDKPILIDQGTEDNFLAQQQLLPEELAKACEQIGQPLNLRYQEGYDHSYFFISSFIADHLQHHKQFLI, from the coding sequence ATGTCTCAGCTTCAATTAAATTCTCAACATCGCTGTTTTGGGGGTAGTGTCAGTTACTATCAACATGACTCTCAAGTGTGTAACGCGCCGATGCGTTTTTCTGTCTTTTTGCCACCCCAAGCAAAAACGTCTGCTGTGCCTGTATTATATTTTCTTTCAGGGCTAACTTGTACCGAAGAAAATTTCACAGTTAAATCAGGCGTACAGGGAAAAGCCGCAGAATTAGGAATTGCAATTATTGCCCCAGATACCAGTCCTCGTCACACTGGGATTCCTGATGAAGATAAAGAGTATGATTTAGGAAGTGGCGCAGGATTTTATGTAAATGCGACTCAGTCCCCTTGGCAACAACATTATCAGATGTATAGCTATGTGGTGGAAGAATTACCACAGTTAGTGGAAAGCGAATTTCCCATTATTCCAGGAAAACGGGGAATTTTTGGTCATTCTATGGGAGGACATGGGGCGCTAATTTGTGCGCTACGGAATCCTAATTTTTATCTGTCCGTCTCTGCTTTTGCCCCGATCGCGGCTTTAAAACAATGTGCCTGGGGTAAAAAAGCACTGACCCATTATTTAGGAGATAATCAGCAATTATGGGATGATTATGATGCCACAGAACTAATTAAAAGAAAAACTTGGCTTGATAAACCAATTTTAATTGACCAAGGGACAGAGGATAATTTTTTAGCACAACAGCAATTATTACCTGAGGAATTAGCAAAAGCCTGTGAGCAAATTGGTCAACCTTTAAACTTAAGATATCAAGAGGGATATGATCATAGCTACTTTTTTATTAGTAGTTTTATCGCTGATCATCTACAGCATCATAAGCAATTTTTAATTTAG
- a CDS encoding ABC1 kinase family protein, with protein sequence MSALSEKLNRTSLNPKNLLPSSPPKPGKKAYRWNRENYSRNRRRLDIWIFVLTLLFKLWLEGKKWSYIGGYTEEKKLARRKARAVWIRESLLELGPTFIKVGQLFSTRADIFPVEYVEELSKLQDKVPAFDFEQVEAIVKEDLGKTVAQLFASFDPTPLAAASLGQVHKAQLHSGETVVVKVQRPGLKKLFTIDLAILKRIARYFQNHPRWGKGRDWIGIYDECCRILWEEADYLNEGRNADTFRRNFQNYKEVRVPRVYWRYTSLRVLTLEFVPGIKISNHEALDAAGVNRSVIARLGAETYLQQLLYDGFFHADPHPGNLAVTPQGQLIFYDFGMMGRIQSNVREQLMETLFGIAEKNGDRVLNSLVELGALAPTGDMSPVRRSIQYMLDNFMDEPFEEQSVATISDDLYEIAYNNPFRFPATFTFVMRAFSTLEGVGKSLDPEFNFMEVAQPYAMDVMNNNGYENSKTFFDEISRQAAQVSSTALGLPRRLEETIDKLERGDVRLRVRSIESDRILRRMSGVQLGTNYTLLMAAFVISATIFIVNDLIILGIIMAVAAGACGFAFIRLLKRLDRWDRMQ encoded by the coding sequence GTGTCTGCGCTCTCTGAGAAATTAAATCGGACTTCCCTAAACCCTAAAAATTTACTCCCGTCTTCTCCCCCGAAACCTGGGAAAAAAGCCTATCGTTGGAATCGAGAGAATTACTCTCGCAACCGCCGACGGTTAGATATTTGGATATTTGTTTTAACCCTTTTATTTAAGCTCTGGTTAGAAGGAAAAAAATGGAGCTATATTGGGGGCTATACGGAAGAGAAAAAGCTAGCTCGTCGTAAAGCGAGAGCAGTTTGGATTCGAGAAAGCCTATTAGAATTGGGCCCCACATTTATCAAGGTGGGTCAGCTATTTTCGACTCGTGCTGATATTTTCCCTGTTGAATATGTAGAGGAACTCTCGAAACTGCAGGATAAAGTCCCTGCTTTTGACTTTGAACAGGTAGAAGCCATTGTTAAAGAAGATTTAGGCAAAACAGTGGCTCAACTGTTTGCAAGTTTTGATCCCACTCCTTTGGCGGCAGCCAGTTTAGGACAAGTTCACAAAGCGCAACTTCATAGTGGGGAAACAGTTGTTGTTAAAGTGCAACGTCCGGGTCTGAAAAAGCTATTTACCATTGATTTAGCGATTCTCAAACGCATTGCTCGTTACTTTCAAAATCACCCCCGCTGGGGAAAAGGGCGAGACTGGATTGGAATTTATGATGAATGTTGTCGCATTCTTTGGGAAGAAGCAGATTATCTTAATGAAGGGCGAAATGCCGACACTTTCCGTCGCAATTTTCAAAATTACAAGGAAGTTCGGGTACCACGGGTTTATTGGCGTTATACTTCCTTGCGGGTTTTAACCTTAGAGTTTGTTCCTGGCATTAAAATTAGCAATCATGAGGCCTTAGATGCGGCAGGAGTTAATCGCAGTGTCATTGCTCGTTTAGGGGCGGAAACTTATCTGCAACAGTTGCTCTATGATGGCTTCTTTCACGCTGATCCTCACCCTGGTAATTTGGCAGTTACTCCCCAGGGACAGCTAATTTTTTATGATTTTGGCATGATGGGACGGATTCAAAGTAATGTTCGGGAACAATTAATGGAGACGCTGTTTGGGATTGCGGAAAAAAACGGCGATCGCGTTCTCAATTCTTTGGTGGAATTGGGAGCATTAGCCCCCACTGGAGATATGAGCCCTGTGCGTCGTTCCATTCAGTATATGCTGGATAACTTTATGGATGAGCCTTTTGAAGAACAATCTGTAGCAACGATTAGTGACGATTTATATGAAATTGCTTACAATAATCCTTTCCGCTTTCCTGCAACGTTTACCTTTGTAATGAGAGCTTTTTCCACTCTCGAAGGCGTGGGAAAAAGTCTTGATCCTGAATTCAATTTTATGGAAGTTGCTCAACCTTACGCCATGGATGTTATGAATAATAACGGTTACGAAAATAGCAAAACCTTTTTTGATGAAATTAGCCGCCAAGCGGCACAGGTAAGTTCTACAGCTTTAGGATTACCCCGTCGTTTAGAAGAAACCATTGATAAACTCGAAAGAGGGGATGTTCGTCTGCGGGTTCGTTCTATTGAAAGCGATCGTATTCTCCGTAGAATGAGTGGGGTTCAATTAGGTACTAACTATACCCTACTTATGGCGGCTTTCGTCATTTCGGCAACTATTTTTATAGTTAATGACTTGATAATTTTAGGTATTATTATGGCAGTAGCTGCTGGAGCTTGTGGATTTGCTTTTATTCGGCTATTGAAACGTTTAGATCGTTGGGATCGAATGCAATAA
- a CDS encoding class I SAM-dependent methyltransferase encodes MSSKDQTAVKEYANLAPVYDQRWSFYVEATIKATIERLEKNPEGKILDLACGTGTLLTYLLEFIPPENLFGIDISEEMLAVAREKLPPGVNLSLAESNKLPFPNNKFEQVISTNSFHYFRQPQMVLQEVHRVLKPGGQLVITDWCRDFVTCRLLDWYLRWFNEAHFYTYNSKELHNLLEQAGFKNISVDQYKINWFWGMMTVKTVQ; translated from the coding sequence ATGAGTTCTAAGGATCAAACCGCAGTTAAAGAGTATGCTAATCTCGCACCAGTGTACGATCAACGCTGGTCTTTTTATGTGGAAGCAACCATTAAAGCCACTATTGAGCGTTTAGAAAAAAATCCCGAAGGAAAGATTTTAGATTTGGCTTGTGGCACGGGGACATTACTTACTTATTTGCTTGAGTTTATCCCTCCAGAAAATTTGTTTGGGATTGATATTTCTGAGGAAATGTTAGCAGTGGCAAGAGAAAAACTCCCACCTGGGGTTAATTTATCCCTAGCAGAGTCTAATAAGCTTCCTTTTCCTAATAATAAGTTTGAACAAGTAATTTCTACCAATAGCTTTCATTACTTTCGGCAACCCCAAATGGTCTTACAAGAAGTACACCGAGTTCTTAAGCCAGGGGGGCAGTTAGTCATTACTGATTGGTGTCGAGATTTTGTTACTTGCCGTCTGTTAGATTGGTATTTGCGTTGGTTTAATGAGGCGCATTTTTATACTTATAATAGTAAAGAATTACACAATTTACTAGAACAAGCAGGATTTAAAAATATTTCCGTTGACCAATATAAGATTAATTGGTTTTGGGGGATGATGACCGTGAAAACAGTACAATAA
- the hisF gene encoding imidazole glycerol phosphate synthase subunit HisF, which yields MVLAKRILPCLDVNAGRVVKGVNFVNLRDAGDPVELAKRYDEAGADELVFLDITATHEERDTILEVVQQTAEQVFIPLTVGGGIQSLEHIKKLLRAGADKVSINSGAVRNPDLVNEASQQVGKQSIVIAIDARRRKSIDNPGWDVYVRGGREDTGIDALTWAKEMERRGAGELLVTSMDADGTQAGYDLPLTRAISEAVEIPVIASGGAGNVKHIGEAFTEGKAEAALLASLLHYGQLTVSEIKDYLQQQGVVVRIT from the coding sequence ATGGTTTTAGCTAAACGCATTCTACCTTGCCTCGATGTTAACGCTGGGCGCGTCGTGAAAGGCGTTAATTTTGTTAATCTTCGTGATGCTGGAGACCCCGTAGAATTAGCAAAACGCTACGATGAGGCGGGGGCGGATGAATTAGTCTTTTTAGATATTACAGCGACCCATGAAGAACGAGACACCATCCTAGAAGTAGTACAACAAACCGCAGAACAGGTATTTATTCCCCTCACCGTTGGCGGTGGCATTCAATCCTTAGAACATATTAAAAAATTGTTAAGAGCGGGGGCAGATAAAGTTAGCATTAACTCAGGTGCTGTGCGGAACCCCGATTTAGTTAATGAAGCGAGTCAGCAAGTGGGCAAACAGTCCATTGTCATTGCCATTGATGCCCGTCGGCGCAAGAGTATAGATAATCCAGGTTGGGATGTTTATGTGCGTGGCGGACGAGAAGATACAGGCATTGACGCACTGACATGGGCAAAGGAAATGGAAAGACGGGGAGCTGGAGAATTACTAGTAACTAGCATGGATGCTGATGGAACCCAAGCAGGCTATGATCTGCCCTTAACCCGCGCCATTAGTGAAGCCGTAGAGATTCCTGTTATCGCCTCAGGAGGTGCTGGCAATGTTAAGCATATTGGGGAAGCCTTTACCGAAGGAAAAGCCGAAGCTGCCCTATTAGCATCTCTCCTACATTACGGTCAATTAACGGTTTCTGAAATTAAGGATTATCTTCAGCAGCAGGGAGTTGTTGTTCGTATTACTTAA
- a CDS encoding S-(hydroxymethyl)glutathione dehydrogenase/class III alcohol dehydrogenase, with amino-acid sequence MDVKAAVAFEANQPLKLETVQLDPPQAGEVLVEIKATGVCHTDAYTLSGKDPEGLFPSILGHEGAGVVAEVGKGVKSLKPGDHVIPLYTPECRECKFCLSQKTNLCQAIRSTQGKGVMPDGTSRFSLNGERLHHFMGTSTFANYTVLPEIALAKIREDAPFDKVCYIGCGVTTGIGAVLFTAKVEAGANVVVFGLGGIGLNVIQGAKMVGADKIIGVDINPQKRPLAEQFGMTDFVNPHEIKGDIVNYLVELTDGGADYSFECIGNINVMRQALECCHKGWGVCTIIGVAGAGEEISTRPVQLVTGRVWKGSAFGGARGRTDVPKIVDWYMDGKINIDPLITHTLPIDQINDAFNLMHEGSSIRTVLTY; translated from the coding sequence ATGGATGTTAAAGCCGCTGTTGCCTTTGAAGCCAACCAACCCTTAAAACTAGAAACAGTACAACTGGATCCGCCCCAAGCAGGAGAAGTTTTAGTAGAGATTAAGGCAACAGGAGTTTGCCACACTGATGCTTATACTCTCTCTGGAAAAGATCCAGAAGGACTATTTCCGAGCATTTTAGGGCATGAAGGAGCGGGAGTCGTTGCAGAAGTAGGGAAAGGGGTAAAAAGCCTCAAACCTGGCGATCATGTAATTCCTCTCTATACCCCAGAATGTCGCGAGTGTAAGTTCTGTTTGTCTCAAAAAACCAATCTTTGTCAAGCGATCCGTTCTACCCAAGGAAAGGGGGTAATGCCTGATGGAACCAGTCGTTTTTCTTTGAATGGGGAAAGACTGCATCATTTTATGGGCACTTCCACATTTGCTAACTATACAGTTTTACCCGAAATTGCTTTGGCAAAGATTCGAGAAGATGCGCCCTTTGATAAAGTTTGTTATATCGGTTGCGGTGTTACAACAGGGATTGGAGCAGTTTTATTTACTGCCAAAGTAGAAGCCGGAGCCAATGTAGTTGTGTTTGGCTTAGGGGGAATTGGCTTAAATGTGATTCAAGGGGCAAAAATGGTGGGTGCTGATAAAATTATCGGCGTAGATATTAATCCCCAAAAACGCCCTCTTGCAGAACAATTTGGAATGACTGACTTTGTTAATCCCCATGAAATTAAGGGAGATATTGTTAATTATTTAGTAGAATTAACGGATGGTGGCGCAGATTATAGTTTTGAATGTATTGGTAACATTAATGTCATGCGTCAGGCTCTAGAATGCTGTCATAAAGGCTGGGGAGTTTGTACTATTATTGGAGTAGCTGGAGCCGGAGAAGAAATTTCCACTCGCCCAGTGCAATTAGTAACCGGTCGAGTTTGGAAAGGAAGCGCATTTGGGGGTGCAAGAGGACGCACTGATGTTCCAAAAATTGTGGATTGGTACATGGATGGGAAAATTAATATTGATCCCCTGATTACTCATACTCTCCCCATTGACCAAATTAACGATGCGTTTAATCTCATGCACGAAGGAAGTTCTATTCGCACGGTTTTAACTTACTAA
- a CDS encoding alpha/beta fold hydrolase, whose amino-acid sequence MKTEEKQGTINIRGVDHYYEWICQGNSSKPVLVFIHGWGGSGRYWKTTATALSPYFNCLLYDIRGFGRSPLPAEHSISFDMEEYAEDLALLLEGLNLDQVYLNAHSMGASFATLFLTRYPEKVKQAILTCSGIFNYNPVTFNLFHFAGNYVVKLRFNWLLNIPAMDRLFMARFLYQSIPEAERKAFLEDYLLADEVAAKGTIDTAVSKHAATVMPEAFAKVSVPTLLIAGEKDIIIPTKLAKKAASLNSEYIEYFELPKTGHFPMLEDAPRYLKKVSEFLQLVPSEKQ is encoded by the coding sequence ATGAAAACCGAAGAGAAACAAGGGACGATTAATATTCGTGGTGTTGATCACTATTATGAGTGGATTTGTCAAGGAAATTCCAGCAAACCCGTTTTAGTATTTATCCATGGTTGGGGCGGATCAGGGCGTTATTGGAAAACTACTGCCACTGCGCTGAGTCCTTATTTTAACTGTCTTTTATATGACATAAGAGGGTTTGGGCGTTCTCCTTTACCAGCAGAGCATTCAATTTCTTTTGATATGGAAGAGTATGCCGAAGATTTAGCCTTACTTTTAGAGGGATTAAATTTAGATCAAGTTTATCTCAATGCTCATTCAATGGGAGCATCTTTTGCTACACTATTTTTAACTCGTTATCCTGAAAAAGTTAAGCAAGCAATTTTGACTTGTAGTGGTATTTTTAATTATAATCCCGTTACATTTAATTTGTTTCATTTTGCGGGAAATTATGTGGTGAAATTACGATTTAACTGGCTTCTTAATATCCCAGCAATGGATCGCTTATTTATGGCGAGATTTCTCTATCAATCAATTCCTGAAGCAGAAAGGAAGGCTTTTTTAGAAGATTATTTATTAGCGGACGAAGTCGCAGCCAAAGGCACAATTGATACTGCTGTTAGTAAGCACGCAGCAACAGTCATGCCTGAGGCTTTTGCTAAAGTTTCTGTTCCGACACTATTAATTGCAGGGGAAAAGGATATTATTATTCCCACTAAACTAGCCAAAAAAGCGGCAAGTTTAAATTCTGAATATATTGAGTATTTTGAGTTGCCAAAAACAGGACATTTTCCAATGCTAGAAGATGCTCCTCGTTATTTGAAAAAAGTATCGGAATTTTTGCAACTCGTGCCATCTGAAAAGCAGTAA
- a CDS encoding Stp1/IreP family PP2C-type Ser/Thr phosphatase — MKRRFNGHTDTGVMRAVNQDSYYYDPQGRFFIVADGMGGHAGGQEASKIATETISNYLEQYWESDIESETLLKQAVEEANEKILEDQQTHLERAEMGTTVVVVIFRNQKCWCAHVGDSRLYLWRQNELTPLTEDHTWVAWALKSGTISREEAAIHPWRHVLSQCLGRKELYSIDIDFLNIQPGDRLLLCSDGLTGEVSEEEITSYINSMETCEEAVTKLIETAKANGGSDNITVIMVEEGETEASFSAQDGKDTLSSEY, encoded by the coding sequence ATGAAACGTCGCTTTAATGGGCACACAGATACCGGGGTAATGCGTGCCGTCAATCAAGACTCTTATTATTATGATCCCCAAGGGCGTTTTTTTATTGTTGCTGATGGCATGGGGGGACATGCTGGTGGGCAAGAGGCTAGTAAAATTGCTACAGAAACCATTAGCAATTACTTAGAACAATATTGGGAGTCAGACATTGAGTCAGAAACGCTATTAAAACAGGCGGTAGAGGAAGCAAACGAGAAAATTTTAGAAGACCAGCAAACACATCTAGAACGTGCCGAAATGGGAACCACTGTCGTTGTGGTGATTTTTCGTAATCAGAAGTGTTGGTGCGCTCATGTGGGAGATTCAAGACTTTATCTTTGGCGACAAAATGAACTGACTCCCCTAACTGAAGATCACACTTGGGTAGCTTGGGCGTTAAAATCAGGAACTATCTCCCGAGAAGAAGCAGCTATCCATCCCTGGCGACACGTTTTATCCCAATGTTTAGGACGAAAAGAACTTTATAGTATTGATATTGATTTTCTAAATATTCAACCCGGCGATCGCTTGCTTTTATGTAGTGATGGGTTAACAGGAGAAGTTTCAGAAGAAGAGATTACTAGTTATATCAATTCTATGGAAACTTGTGAGGAAGCTGTTACAAAATTGATCGAAACGGCTAAAGCAAATGGAGGGTCTGATAATATTACCGTAATTATGGTGGAGGAAGGAGAAACTGAAGCTAGTTTTTCTGCTCAAGATGGAAAAGATACTTTATCCTCTGAGTATTAA